One segment of Candidatus Gorgyraea atricola DNA contains the following:
- the rsfS gene encoding ribosome silencing factor — protein MTSRQKALLVVDLARAKKAEDIAMLDMRKISNITDFFIIATAASTRRAQTIADNIKEGLRKADESFSGIEGYQEGSWVLVDAYNVAAHIFIKEVREFYSLEDLWSDAPRSRICQKKKKRRSKKTSKRK, from the coding sequence GTGACATCAAGACAAAAGGCGCTCTTGGTAGTTGATCTTGCAAGGGCAAAGAAGGCAGAAGATATAGCGATGTTGGATATGAGAAAGATATCCAACATCACAGACTTCTTTATCATTGCGACAGCCGCTTCAACAAGACGCGCCCAGACAATCGCAGATAATATAAAAGAGGGTTTACGAAAAGCAGACGAATCTTTCTCTGGTATCGAAGGGTATCAGGAAGGGAGCTGGGTTCTCGTAGATGCCTATAATGTCGCGGCGCATATTTTTATAAAAGAAGTAAGAGAGTTTTACAGCCTGGAAGATCTATGGAGCGATGCTCCAAGAAGTAGGATATGTCAAAAAAAGAAGAAAAGACGCTCGAAAAAAACCTCCAAAAGAAAATAA
- a CDS encoding DUF5679 domain-containing protein, whose product MAQGYCVKCKAKKEMNNAKEVTMKNGRKAMKGKCPSCSTNMFCIMGNK is encoded by the coding sequence ATGGCCCAAGGTTATTGTGTAAAGTGTAAGGCAAAGAAGGAAATGAACAATGCAAAGGAAGTTACTATGAAGAATGGTAGAAAAGCTATGAAGGGAAAATGCCCTTCATGCAGCACAAACATGTTCTGCATCATGGGAAACAAATAA
- the nadD gene encoding nicotinate-nucleotide adenylyltransferase, with protein sequence MRIGILGGTFDPIHNGHIHLARELCKRLALKKIIFIPTYIPPHKPDIRISSGTHRHNMVKLAIARSKKLELSGIELKRKGKSYSVDTLRQLKRRYGKKAQFFFITGSDSLKDIDKWRDIEEILRLCTFVVVKRPGFSMRNIDPRFLTLHINAKNVSSSDIRRKVKDRQSITRLVPASARNYIEKRGLYQHNLINYT encoded by the coding sequence ATGCGCATCGGTATCCTAGGAGGCACATTTGATCCTATTCATAATGGCCACATCCATCTGGCAAGAGAGCTGTGCAAGAGACTTGCTCTAAAAAAGATTATATTCATCCCTACATATATCCCACCACATAAGCCAGACATAAGGATTTCAAGCGGAACCCACAGACATAATATGGTGAAACTGGCCATAGCCCGTTCAAAGAAGTTAGAATTATCCGGCATTGAGCTGAAGAGAAAGGGCAAATCCTATTCAGTGGATACGCTGAGGCAGCTTAAGAGACGCTATGGCAAAAAGGCACAGTTTTTCTTCATAACAGGCTCTGATTCATTAAAGGATATTGATAAGTGGAGAGACATAGAGGAGATCTTGAGGCTGTGCACATTTGTAGTAGTTAAAAGGCCAGGGTTTAGCATGAGGAATATAGACCCTCGTTTTCTAACTCTCCATATCAATGCAAAAAATGTCTCATCCAGTGATATACGCAGAAAGGTAAAGGATCGCCAATCGATAACAAGGCTGGTGCCTGCAAGTGCGAGGAATTATATAGAAAAGCGCGGACTGTATCAACACAATCTCATTAATTATACTTGA
- the lpdA gene encoding dihydrolipoyl dehydrogenase, which yields MSKYDVGIIGAGPGGYVAAVKAAQFGMSVAVYEKDAVGGVCLNWGCIPTKALSATASVLTNVQRSAEFGINVKGYELDFVKAQERKDNIVKKLSSDIEMLFKTKKIELIKAEAKIDAVDAKNILIATGSSPFQLPGMEFDGKTILSSTDMLNLKSVPKSILIIGGGVVGCEFASIFRTFGADVTIVEMMEQLLPTEDAEIARKLEQVFKKRGIKVFTKTKVEKVEKGKAILSNGSEVVAEKILVSVGRVANSKGLEGIVRDDKGWVKVDKDFRTNVKNVYAAGDIIGGILLAHIASREGISAVESIAGKKPTINYNVIPSCIFTHPEIASVGLTQRQAESSRSRKFLFSAIGKAHILGETEGFIKLVVDTKTDKILGAQMIGPHVTELISEIAPCVQFGLTSEKLASVIHAHPTLSEAIQECASVS from the coding sequence ATGAGTAAATATGATGTTGGGATAATTGGGGCTGGGCCTGGGGGGTATGTGGCTGCGGTTAAGGCTGCGCAGTTTGGGATGAGCGTGGCTGTGTATGAGAAAGACGCTGTGGGTGGGGTTTGTTTGAATTGGGGGTGTATACCTACTAAGGCGCTTTCTGCTACGGCTTCGGTCTTGACTAATGTACAGCGTTCAGCAGAGTTTGGTATTAATGTAAAGGGCTATGAGCTGGATTTTGTAAAGGCGCAGGAGAGAAAGGACAATATTGTAAAAAAGCTTAGCTCTGATATAGAGATGCTATTTAAGACAAAGAAGATAGAGCTCATAAAGGCCGAGGCAAAAATAGATGCAGTAGATGCGAAGAATATTTTAATAGCAACAGGCTCTTCACCATTTCAACTACCAGGCATGGAGTTTGATGGGAAGACGATTCTCTCGAGCACAGACATGCTGAATCTAAAGTCTGTGCCGAAAAGCATCCTGATCATAGGCGGCGGGGTAGTAGGATGTGAATTTGCCTCGATCTTCAGGACATTTGGCGCTGATGTGACCATTGTGGAGATGATGGAGCAATTATTGCCAACAGAGGATGCTGAGATCGCAAGAAAGCTCGAACAAGTCTTTAAGAAGCGAGGCATAAAGGTATTTACAAAGACAAAAGTTGAGAAGGTAGAAAAGGGCAAGGCTATTTTATCCAATGGTTCTGAAGTGGTAGCAGAAAAGATTTTGGTAAGCGTAGGCAGGGTAGCTAATTCTAAGGGATTAGAGGGGATAGTAAGGGATGATAAGGGATGGGTGAAGGTGGATAAAGATTTCAGGACTAATGTTAAGAATGTTTATGCTGCTGGTGATATCATAGGTGGAATCCTTCTAGCCCATATAGCCTCAAGAGAAGGTATCTCTGCTGTTGAATCAATAGCTGGCAAAAAACCTACTATTAACTACAATGTTATACCAAGCTGCATCTTTACGCATCCAGAAATAGCAAGCGTAGGGCTGACTCAAAGACAGGCAGAGAGTAGTCGCTCAAGGAAATTCCTGTTTTCAGCTATTGGCAAGGCACATATCTTAGGCGAGACAGAAGGTTTTATAAAATTAGTCGTTGATACTAAAACTGATAAGATACTGGGCGCTCAAATGATAGGACCTCATGTAACTGAGCTGATCTCTGAAATCGCTCCATGTGTCCAGTTTGGCCTCACGTCTGAGAAATTAGCAAGTGTAATACACGCCCACCCCACATTATCAGAGGCGATCCAAGAATGCGCATCGGTATCCTAG
- a CDS encoding malate dehydrogenase, translating into MKITIIGAGNVGAMTASRIIDADLSDVVLVDIVPGLAKGKALDISDARPITGSRSNIVGSEDFKDIAGSDIVVMTAGLARKPGMSRDDLLQKNAKIIKDVASHIKKLCSSAIVIVVTNPLDVMSYIMMKETGFDPRKVIGMAGVLDSARFANVAPGKIEKDKIFMMGSHGDTMVAINRSDKLKDDAFKEASDRAKQRGAEIVSHLKTGSAYFSPSAAVFSMVKAIIKDENKTLCASAYLNGEYNEKDLYIGVPIVLAASGIKKIIEINLTKPEKTSLKKSAQSIHEAIKKL; encoded by the coding sequence ATGAAAATAACCATAATAGGCGCAGGTAACGTAGGAGCAATGACGGCATCGAGGATTATTGATGCTGATCTTAGCGATGTAGTGTTAGTGGATATTGTGCCGGGTCTTGCAAAAGGCAAGGCGCTTGATATCTCTGATGCCAGGCCTATAACTGGTTCAAGGTCCAATATTGTTGGCTCAGAAGATTTTAAAGACATCGCAGGTTCTGACATAGTAGTCATGACAGCTGGCCTTGCACGTAAACCTGGCATGTCTCGAGATGATCTTTTACAGAAAAACGCAAAAATAATTAAAGACGTAGCTAGTCACATAAAAAAATTATGCAGCTCCGCGATTGTAATAGTTGTCACAAATCCTTTAGACGTAATGAGTTACATCATGATGAAAGAAACTGGATTTGATCCGCGTAAAGTCATTGGCATGGCAGGTGTGTTAGACTCTGCGAGATTTGCAAATGTCGCTCCAGGAAAAATAGAAAAAGATAAGATCTTCATGATGGGCAGCCATGGCGACACAATGGTCGCCATAAATCGCTCAGATAAATTAAAAGACGATGCATTTAAAGAAGCTTCCGACCGCGCCAAACAGCGCGGCGCAGAAATCGTCTCACACCTAAAAACAGGCAGCGCATATTTCTCACCATCCGCAGCAGTCTTTAGCATGGTCAAGGCAATCATAAAAGACGAGAACAAAACCCTATGCGCCAGCGCCTACCTAAACGGCGAATACAATGAAAAAGACCTATACATAGGCGTTCCAATCGTATTAGCCGCATCAGGCATAAAAAAAATCATAGAAATCAACCTAACCAAACCCGAAAAAACCTCCCTAAAAAAATCCGCTCAATCAATCCATGAGGCTATAAAAAAACTATGA
- a CDS encoding isocitrate/isopropylmalate dehydrogenase family protein, with the protein MSHRVTLIPGDGIGREVSLAAKRCIDATGVKIEWEEQIAGAEAMKKFGTVLPTQVLDSVRKNKVAIKGPITTPVGKGFRSVNVQLRMSLDLYACLRPCKFYKGVKSRYPDLDLVVVRENTEDLYAGIEFPEGMKRTKEIMKQIEKLSGSTIKQDSAIGIKPISISASKRIVKFAFDYAVKNKRKKVTAVHKANIMKETDGLFLKMAREVAKKYEGKIEFEDRIVDNMCMQLVQKPELYDVLVLPNLYGDILSDLCAGLVGGLGIAAGGNIGNGIALFEPVHGSAPKYAGLNKVNPAATILSGVLMLRYLNEIDAANRLERAVASVIAEGKDVTYDLKPDRNDPKAAGTSQMADAIIKKL; encoded by the coding sequence TTGTCACATAGAGTAACATTGATACCAGGCGATGGCATTGGAAGAGAAGTAAGTCTTGCTGCGAAAAGATGCATTGACGCAACAGGTGTAAAGATAGAGTGGGAAGAACAAATCGCAGGCGCAGAGGCCATGAAGAAGTTTGGCACAGTGCTGCCGACCCAGGTATTGGATTCAGTGAGAAAGAACAAGGTCGCGATAAAAGGGCCCATTACGACTCCTGTTGGAAAGGGATTCAGGTCTGTAAATGTTCAACTAAGGATGTCATTAGATCTATATGCCTGTCTTAGGCCGTGCAAATTTTATAAAGGAGTGAAGAGTAGATATCCGGATCTTGATCTGGTTGTTGTCAGGGAGAATACCGAGGATTTATATGCAGGCATAGAGTTTCCGGAGGGCATGAAACGCACAAAAGAGATAATGAAGCAGATCGAGAAATTAAGCGGCTCTACGATCAAGCAGGATTCAGCGATAGGGATAAAACCGATATCTATCAGCGCGTCAAAAAGGATAGTAAAGTTTGCCTTTGATTACGCGGTAAAGAATAAAAGAAAGAAAGTAACAGCAGTTCATAAGGCAAACATCATGAAAGAGACAGACGGCCTGTTTTTAAAGATGGCGCGTGAGGTGGCAAAGAAATACGAGGGCAAAATAGAATTCGAAGACAGGATCGTTGATAATATGTGCATGCAGCTGGTGCAGAAACCAGAGCTTTACGATGTATTAGTGCTCCCGAATCTATACGGTGATATTTTATCTGATCTGTGCGCCGGGCTTGTTGGTGGACTTGGCATAGCCGCAGGTGGGAATATAGGAAATGGTATAGCACTTTTTGAGCCGGTTCATGGCAGCGCGCCAAAGTATGCTGGCTTAAACAAAGTAAATCCTGCTGCTACAATACTCTCAGGAGTATTGATGCTCAGGTATTTAAACGAAATAGACGCAGCTAACAGGCTCGAGAGGGCAGTAGCTAGTGTAATAGCAGAGGGCAAAGACGTAACATACGACTTAAAACCAGATCGCAACGATCCAAAGGCGGCAGGGACTAGCCAGATGGCAGATGCGATAATTAAAAAATTATGA
- a CDS encoding 3-isopropylmalate dehydratase has product MKAIARKFGNDINTDLIISGRYKFSIQDPNELARHVFEDADPDFYKSLQGQSFFAVAGKNFGCGSSREQAPLAIKYAGGQAVLAKSFARIFYRNAFNLGLPLIECNTDKIKNEDMIEVDLKKGVVRSIDKGYELEIKPFNKFQTALIKEGGIINLYKKHGGLDIVT; this is encoded by the coding sequence ATGAAAGCAATCGCGCGGAAATTTGGCAATGACATAAATACAGACCTGATCATCTCAGGCAGGTATAAGTTTTCTATTCAGGATCCCAATGAACTTGCAAGGCATGTTTTTGAGGATGCAGATCCTGATTTCTATAAGAGTTTACAGGGCCAGTCGTTTTTTGCTGTTGCTGGGAAGAATTTTGGGTGCGGCTCGTCCCGCGAACAGGCACCGCTTGCAATAAAATATGCTGGCGGCCAGGCAGTGCTTGCAAAGAGTTTTGCAAGGATATTTTACAGAAACGCGTTTAATCTGGGCCTGCCTCTTATAGAATGCAACACTGATAAAATAAAAAATGAAGATATGATAGAGGTAGATCTGAAAAAAGGAGTGGTTAGGAGCATTGATAAAGGATACGAGTTAGAGATAAAGCCTTTCAATAAGTTCCAGACAGCATTGATCAAGGAAGGCGGCATAATTAATCTTTATAAAAAACATGGAGGGCTGGACATTGTCACATAG
- a CDS encoding type IV pilus twitching motility protein PilT has translation MDLRTLLKVASEKKASDLHVTVGSVPVVRIDGRLIPLSDFPVLSREDCKRLVYSALNDKQKATFERDLELDFSLEIPGLHRFRVNAHMQRGNVEAAFRLVSLRVKSIQELSLPGVIEEFCRKTQGLVLITGPTGVGKTTTLAAMVDFINNERQGIIIVIEDPIEFVHSNRRCIVKQREVHSDTRSFAKALTHALRQDPDVIVVGELRDLETISTALTAAETGHLVLATLHTPDASQTIDRVIDVFPPYQQQQVKIQLASTLQAVVSQQLLPRSDKAGRTLSTEIMVATPAIRNLIREHETEQLLTHIQTGFQYGMHTMDKSLKILFQRGMISEQTFKTYMKNPDEVRNL, from the coding sequence ATGGACCTCAGGACATTATTAAAGGTAGCGAGTGAGAAAAAGGCATCAGATCTTCATGTTACTGTGGGGTCAGTTCCTGTAGTGAGGATAGATGGCCGTCTTATACCGCTCTCTGATTTTCCTGTATTGAGTCGGGAAGATTGCAAGCGCCTGGTGTATAGCGCATTAAATGACAAGCAAAAGGCTACTTTTGAAAGAGACCTGGAGCTGGATTTTTCTTTAGAGATACCAGGGTTGCATAGATTTAGGGTCAACGCTCATATGCAGAGGGGAAATGTTGAGGCTGCGTTTAGGCTGGTCTCTTTGCGGGTAAAGAGCATTCAGGAATTGAGTTTGCCTGGTGTCATAGAGGAATTTTGCAGAAAAACACAGGGCCTTGTACTTATTACAGGACCTACAGGCGTTGGAAAGACTACTACACTTGCGGCAATGGTAGATTTTATAAATAACGAAAGACAAGGCATAATTATTGTCATAGAAGATCCAATAGAGTTTGTGCATAGCAATAGACGCTGTATCGTGAAACAGAGAGAAGTGCATTCAGACACGCGTTCATTTGCTAAAGCATTGACACATGCGTTAAGACAAGACCCTGATGTAATAGTCGTCGGAGAATTGAGAGATCTGGAGACGATTTCCACGGCACTCACTGCAGCAGAAACAGGTCATTTAGTCCTGGCAACGCTTCATACGCCAGATGCCTCGCAGACAATAGACAGGGTCATAGATGTTTTTCCTCCTTACCAGCAGCAGCAGGTCAAGATCCAGCTGGCAAGCACTTTGCAGGCAGTTGTATCGCAGCAGCTTTTACCCAGGAGCGATAAGGCTGGCCGGACTCTTTCTACAGAGATAATGGTAGCAACCCCTGCAATAAGAAACCTGATCCGCGAACATGAGACTGAGCAGCTCTTGACGCATATCCAGACAGGATTTCAATATGGCATGCATACCATGGATAAGTCTCTCAAGATATTGTTTCAAAGAGGCATGATAAGCGAACAGACCTTTAAGACATACATGAAAAATCCGGACGAAGTAAGGAATCTTTAA
- a CDS encoding 3-isopropylmalate dehydratase large subunit, translating to MPGKTITEKIFKSHCNKDVRPGDTVLCKVDFCFGQDGTSSLIIDSFKKLGAKKVFDKKKFCMVIDHSAPSPNIGVSEIHKKMREFSQEQNVKMFDIGCGVCHQVIPESGLVGPGDLVVGADSHTCTYGALGAFSTGMGSTDLAVAIASGKNWFKIPETVKIILKGKTKKGVYSKDVILYIIGDLGAGYCTYKAVEFTGDYIKRLSMDARFTISNMAIEMGAKAGLMEPDATTYRYLKAIGTSNKGQGTRSDKDARYAEVIEYDVSKIAPQVAKPHTVDNVAPISKIKNTKIDQAFLGTCTNGRLEDLKIAVSILKGRRVHKDVKMIIAPASSTIFKQAMKKGIISDFVASGACVVAPGCGPCVGTHNGVPSKGEKVISTANRNFKGRMGNPDAFIYLASPATVAASAIKGKITDPRRFVIR from the coding sequence ATGCCTGGGAAGACAATAACCGAAAAAATATTTAAATCACACTGCAATAAGGATGTAAGGCCTGGAGACACTGTCCTCTGTAAGGTAGATTTCTGTTTTGGTCAGGATGGCACGAGCAGTCTTATTATAGATTCATTTAAAAAATTGGGCGCCAAAAAGGTATTTGATAAGAAAAAATTTTGCATGGTCATTGATCATAGTGCGCCTAGTCCGAATATAGGGGTTTCAGAGATCCATAAAAAGATGCGCGAATTTTCGCAGGAACAGAATGTGAAGATGTTTGATATAGGGTGCGGAGTTTGTCATCAGGTCATACCAGAGTCAGGGCTTGTTGGACCTGGGGACCTTGTTGTAGGCGCTGATTCGCACACATGCACCTATGGCGCGCTGGGCGCGTTCTCAACAGGAATGGGCTCGACTGATCTGGCTGTAGCAATAGCCTCTGGTAAGAATTGGTTTAAGATACCAGAGACAGTTAAGATCATTTTAAAGGGCAAGACAAAAAAGGGAGTTTATTCCAAAGATGTGATCTTGTATATAATCGGAGATCTGGGAGCAGGTTATTGCACATATAAGGCAGTTGAGTTTACAGGCGATTACATAAAGAGACTCAGCATGGACGCGAGATTTACGATTTCTAATATGGCTATTGAGATGGGCGCTAAGGCAGGGCTTATGGAGCCGGATGCGACGACGTATAGATATCTTAAAGCTATAGGGACAAGCAACAAGGGGCAAGGGACAAGGAGTGATAAAGATGCGAGGTATGCTGAGGTTATTGAGTATGATGTTAGTAAGATTGCGCCGCAGGTGGCTAAGCCGCATACAGTTGACAATGTTGCACCTATCAGTAAAATAAAGAATACAAAAATAGATCAGGCATTTTTGGGCACGTGCACGAACGGGAGATTAGAGGATTTGAAAATAGCAGTTTCGATTCTTAAAGGAAGGCGCGTGCATAAAGATGTAAAGATGATAATAGCCCCTGCCTCCAGTACCATATTTAAGCAGGCAATGAAAAAGGGTATTATCTCAGATTTTGTTGCTTCAGGCGCGTGCGTGGTTGCGCCTGGATGCGGTCCGTGCGTGGGAACACATAATGGAGTACCATCAAAAGGAGAAAAGGTTATCTCAACAGCGAATAGGAATTTTAAGGGCAGGATGGGCAATCCTGACGCGTTTATATATCTTGCCTCGCCTGCAACAGTTGCAGCGTCGGCGATTAAAGGAAAAATCACAGACCCGAGAAGATTCGTTATACGTTGA
- a CDS encoding pyridoxal phosphate-dependent aminotransferase has protein sequence MKLSARVKNVSASLTLAITAKAKKMKAQGIDVIGFGSGEPDFDTPNHIKDAAIKAIHGGFTKYTPASGIDVLKKAICEKFQKDNGLSYDPSQIVISCGAKHSIYNIIQVICDRGDEVMIPAPYWLSYPEMAKLAEASPVFIDTDEKTNFKIQANDLKKAISKKTKALIINSPSNPTGCVYSEKELKEIGEIAASNNITIISDEIYEKIMFDGKKHVSIASLGKELFKNTIVVNGVSKSFSMTGWRIGYIASVNEEAVSSIKNLQSHSTSNPTSISQIAALEAIKGSDSEVNAMVAEFEKRRDYIVKRINAVDGLSCVKPEGAFYVFCRIEKENLSSMDLSQRLLEEARVALVPGKAFGSDRHVRLSFATSMGNIEKGMDRIEGWFRKN, from the coding sequence ATGAAGCTTTCTGCCCGTGTAAAAAATGTCAGCGCTTCACTGACACTTGCTATTACAGCCAAGGCCAAGAAGATGAAGGCACAGGGCATCGATGTAATTGGTTTTGGTTCAGGCGAACCTGATTTTGACACACCTAATCATATAAAAGACGCTGCTATAAAAGCAATCCACGGCGGTTTCACAAAGTACACACCTGCCTCAGGAATAGACGTCCTAAAAAAGGCAATATGCGAGAAGTTTCAAAAGGATAATGGCCTTTCGTATGATCCTTCCCAGATAGTAATTTCCTGCGGGGCAAAACATTCCATTTACAATATTATCCAGGTGATATGCGACAGGGGTGATGAGGTCATGATCCCTGCCCCTTATTGGCTGAGCTATCCTGAGATGGCAAAATTGGCTGAGGCGAGCCCTGTTTTTATAGATACTGACGAAAAAACAAATTTTAAGATCCAGGCCAATGACCTGAAAAAGGCGATCAGCAAAAAAACAAAGGCCCTTATAATAAACAGCCCTTCAAATCCCACAGGGTGTGTTTATAGTGAGAAGGAATTAAAAGAGATAGGCGAGATCGCCGCGAGTAACAATATCACTATAATCAGCGACGAGATTTACGAGAAGATCATGTTTGACGGCAAGAAACACGTCTCTATTGCCAGCCTTGGCAAAGAGCTTTTTAAAAATACCATAGTGGTCAATGGCGTTTCAAAGAGTTTTTCAATGACAGGCTGGAGGATCGGTTACATCGCGTCAGTCAATGAAGAAGCAGTGTCCAGCATAAAAAATCTACAGAGTCATTCCACATCAAATCCTACTTCTATAAGCCAGATCGCAGCGCTCGAGGCTATTAAAGGAAGCGATTCTGAGGTAAATGCCATGGTCGCGGAATTCGAGAAGCGCAGGGATTATATCGTTAAGAGGATAAATGCTGTAGATGGACTTTCTTGCGTGAAACCAGAAGGCGCATTTTATGTATTTTGCAGGATAGAAAAAGAGAATCTTTCGAGCATGGATCTCAGCCAAAGGCTTTTGGAAGAGGCCAGGGTCGCTCTGGTCCCAGGTAAGGCATTTGGTTCAGATAGGCATGTCCGTCTAAGTTTTGCGACGAGCATGGGAAATATTGAAAAAGGAATGGACAGGATAGAAGGCTGGTTTAGAAAGAATTAG
- the rplQ gene encoding 50S ribosomal protein L17 — translation MRHHKHTVRLGRQRSHYKATMRHLVTGLIINKSIKTTKVKAKETSRLAEKLVTTAKKNTVASRRNAYAILRDRDLVSELFNQIAPLFKERNGGYTRVMLTGKRAGDNAQMAILEFVEKPKVEEPKKEDKKKKKVEAAPQPEAKPKKPLKKEEPIKKEEPKKAVKPKPEPPSSPAPKPVKEPEKPKGEKPKPGFFKKLFGRKKEG, via the coding sequence ATGAGACATCACAAGCACACTGTAAGATTAGGCAGGCAGCGCAGTCACTATAAGGCGACAATGCGCCATTTAGTGACAGGCCTTATCATAAATAAAAGCATAAAGACTACCAAGGTTAAGGCAAAAGAGACCTCCAGGCTTGCCGAGAAACTCGTTACTACTGCTAAAAAGAATACCGTGGCTAGTCGCAGAAATGCCTATGCTATTTTGCGCGATAGAGATCTGGTATCAGAGCTATTCAATCAGATCGCGCCTTTATTTAAAGAGCGCAATGGCGGCTATACCAGGGTGATGCTGACTGGCAAAAGAGCAGGAGATAATGCCCAGATGGCAATACTGGAATTCGTTGAGAAACCAAAGGTAGAAGAGCCTAAGAAAGAGGATAAGAAAAAGAAAAAGGTCGAGGCAGCGCCTCAACCAGAGGCAAAACCAAAAAAACCTCTTAAAAAAGAAGAGCCAATAAAAAAGGAAGAACCCAAGAAGGCAGTTAAGCCTAAGCCTGAACCGCCGTCGTCACCAGCACCGAAGCCCGTAAAAGAGCCTGAGAAACCAAAAGGGGAGAAGCCAAAGCCCGGATTTTTTAAGAAGTTATTCGGCCGCAAAAAAGAGGGATAA
- a CDS encoding DNA-directed RNA polymerase subunit alpha, whose translation MGISWKTFEMPKKLSQDEKSYTQFYGKFAAEPFERGFGATIGNSLRRILISSIEGAAVTSVKIDGVLHEFSTIPGVQEDVPQIILNLKQLVLRSHSRTPKVLRLKASKKGEVTAEKIITDDTVEIINSDLHIATLTKNTTFNMELEIGKGRGYVPSERNKKEGQAIGVIPMDSVFAPVRRVDFHVDDSRVGQITDYDKLILEIWTNGSVDPKEALLYSSHILQRHLDVFSKLGEVEVEEDKEEESKEDQELLKKVKLPVSEMELSVRSGNCLREARIKTIGELVKKTEQDMLQYRNFGKKSLTEIKEILKTMGLGFGMDIPKEAKKKGSK comes from the coding sequence ATGGGTATAAGCTGGAAAACCTTTGAAATGCCTAAGAAGTTATCGCAGGATGAGAAGAGCTACACGCAGTTTTATGGAAAATTTGCAGCTGAGCCATTCGAGCGTGGATTTGGAGCAACAATAGGCAATTCTCTAAGACGCATCCTGATATCCTCTATTGAAGGAGCTGCTGTTACGTCTGTGAAGATAGACGGCGTACTGCATGAATTTTCTACAATACCAGGGGTGCAGGAAGATGTACCGCAGATCATATTGAATCTAAAGCAGCTGGTCCTGAGGTCGCATTCCAGGACACCGAAGGTGCTGCGTCTAAAGGCCTCAAAAAAAGGCGAGGTCACAGCAGAAAAGATCATAACAGATGATACTGTTGAGATAATAAATTCCGATCTCCACATAGCCACACTTACAAAGAACACGACCTTTAATATGGAACTGGAGATAGGCAAGGGCCGCGGTTATGTGCCTTCTGAAAGAAACAAGAAAGAGGGCCAGGCCATAGGTGTAATACCAATGGATTCTGTGTTTGCGCCTGTCAGGCGGGTAGATTTTCATGTTGATGATTCCAGGGTCGGGCAGATCACGGATTACGATAAGCTGATACTGGAGATATGGACTAATGGCAGTGTGGATCCTAAAGAGGCACTTCTTTACTCTTCTCATATATTACAGCGGCATCTCGATGTATTTTCTAAACTCGGAGAAGTCGAGGTCGAAGAGGACAAGGAAGAGGAGAGCAAAGAGGATCAGGAATTATTAAAGAAGGTGAAGCTGCCTGTTTCAGAAATGGAGCTTTCTGTAAGAAGCGGTAACTGCCTGAGAGAAGCTCGCATAAAGACTATAGGTGAGCTAGTCAAGAAAACAGAACAGGACATGCTGCAGTATAGGAATTTCGGAAAAAAGTCCCTCACTGAGATAAAAGAGATATTAAAAACTATGGGGCTGGGTTTTGGCATGGACATTCCTAAAGAGGCGAAGAAAAAGGGTTCAAAATGA